A stretch of Paenibacillus peoriae DNA encodes these proteins:
- a CDS encoding GNAT family N-acetyltransferase, with protein sequence MPASISNYRIVPMDEHQAAAICEWRYDPPYNIYGWLPWEQMKALEVEFGSPTLRQEQYVAVLDEENKLMGFAQYFPMIGVTRLGLGMHPERCGHGKGSDFVRAIAEEAQRRNPKNEIDLEVLTWNGRAIRAYKAAGFELTDTYERQTPDGKKPFYCMVYRPEHPTQVL encoded by the coding sequence ATGCCGGCCTCAATATCCAACTATCGGATCGTACCGATGGACGAGCATCAAGCGGCTGCAATCTGTGAGTGGCGCTATGATCCACCTTATAACATATACGGTTGGCTCCCCTGGGAACAAATGAAGGCGCTTGAGGTCGAATTTGGAAGTCCCACGCTTCGCCAAGAGCAATATGTTGCCGTACTGGATGAAGAGAACAAGCTGATGGGATTTGCTCAATATTTTCCTATGATCGGTGTGACCCGGCTAGGTCTTGGCATGCATCCTGAAAGATGCGGACATGGCAAAGGCTCTGATTTTGTCCGTGCCATTGCAGAGGAAGCCCAACGACGCAACCCGAAGAATGAAATTGATCTAGAGGTGCTTACTTGGAATGGGCGCGCTATCCGGGCCTACAAGGCGGCTGGATTTGAGCTTACAGATACCTATGAACGCCAGACCCCCGACGGCAAGAAACCATTTTATTGTATGGTATATCGTCCC